In Candidatus Edwardsbacteria bacterium, one genomic interval encodes:
- a CDS encoding FlgD immunoglobulin-like domain containing protein, giving the protein MRNLAMSVLLALTANAAFADSWTTPTGVNINSTFYAHDMPSINHDGTKLFFSSDTGTIGGGPGYIFYSLSTDSGWSQPIFLGNIVNDTIPGHVESSPCIGYDDTTLYFTRGYFNDSLWVTYYTNGDWLPPQPLDSAINKLPAGGPAISQDGQRLYFHSNRPGGYGGYDIWMSQKTGGAWQEPVNMGPEINTPFDEKEPSIAANDSDFVFSRSQNDSDTCNVWYYKIGSGEQGECIFYGHYVPYPHYGSYEYEFPCISWDGQNIYVTYDPFNTERISYIYKSSRITGVTGKPENNDFKTILSLSPNFPNPFSHYTSISYQLPVSGHVNLSIYNVAGQLVRTLVNEDKMAGKYKAIWDGNDKNNRKATQGAYFCKLESNNGQIIQKMVLIK; this is encoded by the coding sequence ATGAGAAATCTAGCAATGTCGGTTTTATTAGCATTGACGGCAAATGCGGCATTTGCCGATAGCTGGACAACGCCAACAGGGGTCAACATCAACTCTACTTTTTATGCGCATGATATGCCGTCGATAAATCATGATGGAACGAAATTATTTTTTTCTTCCGACACTGGTACAATCGGTGGTGGCCCGGGTTATATATTTTATTCATTATCTACCGACAGCGGATGGAGTCAGCCTATCTTCCTGGGAAATATTGTAAACGACACGATACCGGGACATGTCGAATCGTCCCCCTGCATTGGGTATGACGACACCACGCTCTATTTTACCAGAGGCTATTTTAATGACAGTCTCTGGGTGACATATTATACCAATGGGGACTGGTTGCCACCGCAACCGTTGGACAGCGCTATAAATAAGTTGCCTGCCGGTGGTCCGGCTATTTCCCAGGATGGCCAAAGACTATATTTTCATTCAAACCGCCCGGGTGGTTACGGCGGTTACGATATCTGGATGTCCCAGAAAACAGGGGGAGCCTGGCAGGAGCCGGTCAACATGGGACCGGAGATCAACACACCATTCGATGAAAAGGAACCGTCAATAGCGGCCAACGATTCGGATTTTGTTTTCAGCCGATCGCAAAACGACTCAGATACCTGCAATGTATGGTATTATAAGATCGGCTCAGGAGAACAGGGGGAATGTATATTTTATGGGCACTATGTGCCGTATCCTCATTATGGATCTTATGAGTATGAATTTCCTTGTATAAGCTGGGATGGGCAAAATATTTATGTCACTTATGACCCGTTCAATACCGAACGGATAAGCTATATTTACAAATCCAGCAGGATAACCGGCGTTACGGGAAAGCCGGAGAACAACGACTTCAAAACGATCTTAAGTCTATCCCCGAATTTCCCCAATCCTTTCAGTCATTATACGAGCATCAGTTATCAGTTGCCGGTATCGGGGCATGTCAACTTATCTATTTACAACGTTGCCGGGCAATTGGTAAGAACCCTGGTAAATGAAGATAAAATGGCCGGAAAATATAAAGCAATTTGGGACGGAAACGATAAAAACAACCGCAAAGCAACCCAAGGGGCCTATTTCTGTAAATTAGAATCAAACAATGGTCAAATAATACAAAAAATGGTGCTGATAAAATAA
- a CDS encoding SpoIID/LytB domain-containing protein — MQQRVRSYILLYFWAIILLGCAPVYLSRKPPEGVVLIRIALQRRQPQAVIFGSYNISVWDQSHKGTILPGESWSIQPAGSGLTAGTNRGTAIENIEGRIRLWSADEYFINHKRVKGAIEIRRDNDQGLLIIAEMPLEEYLPGVLAGEIGGLADKTPQAAMAQAIISRSYAWARIGANPQSYYDIEAGTSHQCFDLDNLASPAVKRAVADTKGKALTFRGRVISPNFHSTCGGRTARPSEVWNAKDQDFPYLEPVEDKWCGISPRYAWSDTILAEELAERLLPGKQEVIKEVKVLKVGRSGRIISLLVSTGAGDTVLTKAAIRNGLKDNALLSAWFEIENRRNAQGHIERIILTGRGFGHGVGLCQWGAIGMARAGKSYKSILKHYYKGVEIERVY, encoded by the coding sequence TTGCAGCAGCGCGTCAGATCATATATTCTGTTATATTTTTGGGCCATAATTTTATTGGGCTGCGCCCCGGTCTACCTCAGCCGGAAACCGCCGGAGGGCGTGGTGCTGATAAGGATCGCCCTGCAGAGGCGGCAGCCCCAAGCGGTGATTTTCGGGTCATACAATATCTCGGTCTGGGACCAGAGCCATAAAGGAACCATCCTGCCGGGCGAAAGCTGGAGCATCCAGCCGGCCGGTTCGGGGTTGACGGCCGGAACCAACCGGGGCACGGCCATAGAAAACATCGAGGGACGGATCAGGCTGTGGTCGGCCGATGAATATTTCATCAACCACAAGCGGGTGAAGGGGGCCATCGAGATCCGCCGCGACAACGACCAGGGACTGCTGATAATCGCCGAGATGCCGCTGGAGGAATACCTGCCGGGGGTGCTGGCCGGCGAGATCGGGGGTTTGGCCGACAAAACGCCGCAGGCGGCCATGGCCCAGGCCATAATCTCCCGCAGCTACGCCTGGGCCAGGATCGGCGCCAATCCCCAGAGCTATTATGACATCGAAGCCGGGACCTCGCACCAGTGCTTTGACCTGGACAACCTGGCCTCACCCGCCGTCAAACGGGCGGTGGCCGATACCAAAGGTAAGGCGCTGACCTTCCGGGGCCGGGTGATCTCGCCCAATTTCCATTCCACCTGCGGGGGCAGGACCGCCCGGCCCTCCGAGGTCTGGAACGCCAAAGACCAGGATTTTCCCTATCTGGAACCGGTGGAGGATAAGTGGTGCGGCATCTCGCCCAGATACGCCTGGAGCGACACCATCCTGGCGGAGGAGCTGGCGGAAAGGCTTTTACCGGGGAAACAGGAGGTTATAAAGGAGGTAAAGGTTCTGAAGGTCGGAAGGTCGGGAAGGATAATTTCTTTGCTGGTCTCCACCGGCGCCGGGGATACGGTTCTGACCAAGGCGGCCATCCGCAATGGCCTGAAGGATAACGCCCTGCTCAGCGCCTGGTTCGAGATCGAGAACCGGAGGAATGCCCAGGGGCATATCGAAAGGATAATTTTGACCGGCCGGGGCTTCGGGCACGGGGTGGGCCTGTGCCAGTGGGGGGCCATCGGCATGGCCCGGGCCGGCAAAAGCTATAAGAGCATTTTAAAACATTATTACAAAGGGGTGGAGATAGAGAGGGTATATTGA
- a CDS encoding NAD(P)/FAD-dependent oxidoreductase — protein MFRSDSYDVIVVGGGPAGSLAAREIARAGHSVLLAEKHREIGVPLCCAEATSLRSLGLFMEPDPKWVAAPINGAVLYSPDGTEVAVPWAGVGVVLERKIFDRHLAGLAGAAGAEVMVNTEAVSVKMNGELAESVTLISGRETRQIKCRAIIGADGVESLVGAWAGMDTRLEPEQFHSCAQYLMSKVDGPPDMVRFWVGRDIAPGGYLWIFPKGGGLANVGLGIVASLAGEKKPVQYLDEFIAKNLPGAKIIEKMAGGTPALGSDHPMVKGNILLAGDAARLTDPLSGAGIAIAMASGTLAGRLTAEYLKTNDISQLKKYPKEWWSGPWKDLKFHHKVREVFLKLSDAEMDRIARLLVNLLAGKDPARIDPIHVARTVISSDPGILLLGRHLL, from the coding sequence ATGTTCAGATCAGATTCTTACGACGTGATAGTGGTGGGCGGGGGGCCGGCCGGGTCCCTGGCCGCCAGGGAGATCGCCCGGGCCGGGCATTCCGTCCTGCTGGCCGAAAAGCACCGGGAGATCGGCGTCCCCCTGTGCTGTGCCGAGGCCACCAGCCTGCGGAGCCTGGGGCTGTTCATGGAGCCCGACCCCAAGTGGGTGGCGGCCCCCATCAACGGGGCGGTCCTCTATTCCCCGGACGGGACCGAGGTGGCGGTGCCCTGGGCCGGGGTGGGGGTGGTGCTGGAGCGCAAGATCTTCGACCGCCACCTGGCCGGGCTGGCCGGAGCCGCCGGGGCCGAGGTGATGGTGAACACCGAGGCGGTGTCGGTCAAAATGAACGGCGAATTGGCCGAATCGGTGACATTGATATCCGGCCGTGAGACCAGGCAGATAAAATGCCGGGCGATCATCGGGGCCGACGGGGTGGAGTCCCTGGTGGGGGCCTGGGCCGGGATGGACACCCGGCTGGAGCCGGAACAATTTCACAGCTGCGCCCAGTACCTGATGTCCAAGGTGGACGGCCCGCCGGACATGGTCCGCTTCTGGGTGGGGCGGGATATCGCGCCGGGCGGCTATCTGTGGATCTTTCCCAAGGGCGGCGGACTGGCCAACGTGGGGCTGGGGATAGTGGCCTCACTGGCCGGGGAGAAAAAGCCGGTGCAATACCTGGATGAATTCATCGCCAAAAATCTGCCCGGGGCCAAGATCATCGAAAAAATGGCGGGAGGCACTCCGGCCCTGGGCTCCGATCACCCCATGGTCAAAGGCAATATCCTGCTGGCCGGGGATGCCGCCCGGCTGACCGATCCCCTGTCGGGGGCCGGCATCGCCATCGCCATGGCCTCGGGGACCCTGGCCGGAAGGCTGACCGCCGAATACCTTAAGACCAACGACATCTCGCAGCTAAAAAAATATCCCAAAGAATGGTGGTCCGGGCCCTGGAAGGACCTCAAATTCCACCACAAGGTCCGGGAGGTGTTTTTGAAACTGTCCGATGCCGAGATGGACCGGATCGCCCGGCTGCTGGTGAACCTCCTGGCCGGAAAGGACCCGGCCCGGATCGATCCCATTCACGTGGCCCGGACGGTCATCAGCTCCGATCCGGGGATCTTATTATTGGGAAGGCACCTGCTGTGA
- a CDS encoding DUF559 domain-containing protein, giving the protein MPSGLIRLQKVKSNKLELAKWMRRNMTLAEKCFWNEVKTDKFMGLHFRRQQIIHGFIADFYCEELNLVVEIDGGIHEEQKDYDTLRDMIINRYGIKVIRFTNEEVVNKSDWVLKQIKEHTNIGVGDQKG; this is encoded by the coding sequence ATGCCCAGCGGGTTGATACGTTTACAAAAGGTTAAGTCCAATAAATTAGAATTGGCCAAATGGATGCGAAGAAATATGACTTTGGCCGAGAAATGCTTCTGGAATGAGGTTAAAACAGATAAATTCATGGGGCTCCATTTTAGACGGCAGCAGATTATCCATGGCTTCATCGCTGACTTCTATTGCGAAGAGCTTAACCTGGTGGTGGAGATCGACGGCGGGATTCACGAGGAACAAAAGGATTATGATACCCTGCGGGATATGATAATAAATCGATACGGTATAAAAGTCATTCGCTTTACTAATGAAGAAGTGGTCAATAAAAGCGATTGGGTGTTAAAACAGATAAAAGAGCACACCAATATTGGTGTGGGCGATCAGAAAGGCTGA
- a CDS encoding DUF4065 domain-containing protein, whose translation MNKYCAYCGTTTKLKVERRQETFSVKKDPVTITSNVMVCTGCGNDLFDEKLDGQNLEQAYDIYRRKHGLVSPQDIIALREKYGLSQRSLGALLGWGEITIHRYETGMLPDEAHNGLLALLDRPANVMELFERNKSKLKPAIAKKLELKLNEFLLLDEKNWTPFVPIAHEENEFTGYKSFNIDVFNEVVLYVLSELGGTFKTKLNKLLWYIDFYNFKVCEKSINGCVYVHLQYGPVPDKYEYLLCLMHQNKLIGSQEVTFDDKKDIAGEFIKAKAKSEIKLISAKEKKHIDHILKIMGHLTASELTKRSHEEKGYKETSSGHKISYNYAKQITF comes from the coding sequence ATGAACAAATATTGCGCTTATTGCGGCACAACAACAAAATTGAAAGTTGAACGCCGCCAGGAAACATTTTCTGTAAAAAAGGACCCGGTCACCATAACGTCAAATGTCATGGTTTGTACTGGCTGCGGCAATGACCTGTTTGACGAAAAACTTGACGGTCAAAACCTTGAACAGGCTTATGATATTTACCGCCGCAAACACGGTTTGGTTTCACCCCAGGATATTATCGCTTTGCGCGAAAAATACGGTTTAAGCCAGCGCTCTTTGGGCGCTCTGCTGGGTTGGGGAGAGATCACCATTCACCGTTACGAAACAGGGATGCTGCCGGACGAGGCGCACAATGGCCTGTTGGCGCTATTGGACCGGCCGGCAAATGTTATGGAATTGTTTGAAAGAAATAAAAGCAAGCTCAAACCAGCTATAGCCAAAAAACTGGAATTAAAACTAAACGAGTTTTTGCTTTTGGATGAAAAGAACTGGACGCCCTTTGTTCCTATCGCGCATGAAGAAAATGAGTTTACCGGGTATAAATCATTTAACATAGATGTCTTTAACGAAGTAGTACTGTATGTTTTATCCGAACTGGGCGGCACCTTTAAAACCAAACTTAATAAATTATTATGGTATATTGATTTTTACAATTTCAAGGTTTGCGAAAAATCAATAAACGGCTGTGTTTACGTGCATCTGCAATATGGCCCCGTGCCTGACAAGTATGAATACCTATTATGCCTGATGCACCAAAACAAATTGATCGGCAGCCAGGAAGTAACTTTTGATGATAAAAAAGATATTGCCGGTGAATTTATCAAGGCTAAGGCCAAAAGTGAAATTAAACTGATAAGCGCCAAAGAGAAGAAGCATATTGATCATATCCTTAAAATAATGGGCCATCTAACTGCTTCGGAGTTGACCAAAAGGTCTCATGAAGAAAAGGGATACAAGGAAACTTCATCGGGGCATAAGATATCGTACAATTATGCAAAACAGATAACATTTTAA